The following proteins are encoded in a genomic region of Thermoflexus hugenholtzii JAD2:
- a CDS encoding MBL fold metallo-hydrolase, giving the protein MEARPRLLDRIHWLGHDAFRIDGPPVIYLDPWQIPAGAPKADLILISHEHFDHCSPEDINRLRQPDTVIIGSPAAAAKIKGARAMRPGERLSVKGVEIEAVPAYNINKRFHPREAGGLGFVLTIEGERLYFAGDTDFIPEMKEIRCDIALLPVSGTYVMTAEEAAQAAAAIQPKVAIPMHYGAGVAGTEADAERFRSLYKGAVVILKPER; this is encoded by the coding sequence ATGGAAGCGCGCCCGCGCCTGCTGGATCGAATCCACTGGCTGGGCCATGACGCCTTCCGCATCGACGGGCCGCCGGTGATCTACCTGGACCCCTGGCAGATCCCCGCCGGGGCACCCAAGGCCGATCTCATCCTGATCAGCCACGAGCACTTCGATCATTGCTCCCCGGAGGACATCAACCGGCTCCGCCAGCCGGACACCGTGATCATCGGCAGCCCGGCGGCGGCCGCCAAGATCAAAGGCGCCCGGGCCATGCGCCCCGGCGAGCGTCTCTCCGTGAAGGGCGTGGAGATCGAAGCGGTGCCGGCCTACAACATCAATAAGCGCTTCCACCCCCGGGAGGCCGGCGGGCTGGGCTTCGTCCTCACCATCGAAGGGGAGCGCCTCTACTTCGCCGGGGACACGGACTTCATCCCCGAGATGAAGGAGATCCGCTGCGATATCGCCTTGCTCCCCGTCAGCGGGACTTACGTGATGACGGCGGAGGAGGCCGCCCAGGCCGCCGCGGCCATCCAGCCGAAGGTCGCCATCCCGATGCACTACGGGGCCGGGGTGGCGGGCACCGAGGCCGACGCCGAGCGCTTCCGCTCCCTCTACAAGGGCGCCGTGGTCATCCTGAAGCCGGAGCGCTGA
- a CDS encoding M48 family metallopeptidase encodes MDREEQARRYARLRRRLWAAEVALFAAYAMAWLGSGLALGLGEALARRLPFPLDAMGMAFLFGGGWALLSFPLDFYGGFLLPHRFGLSTQTRAAWLLDYLKAGGISAAIGLPLIGGLYLAFRRWPHTWWLPVGAAWIGFTVVLAQLAPVLLAPLFYRFQPLQDPELLGRLARLAQRAGIRVRGAYVIDMSRRTRAANAGLMGLGPTRRIVIGDTLLSHYTPDEIEAILAHELAHHLHRDIPMGLALESLIGLAGFFIGAQGLPLGVRALGLPGLDHPSSLPALAIGALLFRLIWMIPVNAWSRWREWEADREAIRLCGRPMALATALRKLGEQNLAELDPEPWVEWIFYTHPALGKRIRAAEALAASHHPVQGVLN; translated from the coding sequence ATGGACCGGGAGGAGCAGGCCCGGCGTTACGCCCGGCTGCGCCGTCGCCTGTGGGCGGCGGAGGTCGCCCTGTTCGCCGCCTACGCCATGGCCTGGCTGGGAAGCGGCCTGGCCCTTGGCCTCGGCGAGGCCCTGGCCCGCCGCCTCCCATTCCCGCTGGACGCGATGGGGATGGCCTTCCTGTTCGGAGGGGGATGGGCCTTGCTCTCCTTCCCCCTCGATTTCTACGGCGGATTCCTCCTCCCCCACCGTTTCGGCCTCTCCACCCAGACGCGCGCCGCGTGGCTCCTCGATTACCTCAAGGCCGGAGGGATCAGCGCCGCCATCGGCCTGCCTCTGATCGGCGGGCTCTACCTCGCCTTCCGACGCTGGCCCCACACCTGGTGGCTTCCCGTGGGAGCCGCCTGGATCGGCTTCACCGTTGTGCTGGCCCAGCTCGCCCCTGTGCTCCTCGCCCCCCTGTTCTACCGGTTCCAGCCCCTTCAGGATCCGGAGCTTCTCGGGCGGCTGGCCCGTCTGGCCCAGCGAGCCGGCATCCGGGTGCGGGGCGCCTACGTGATCGACATGAGCCGGCGGACCCGGGCGGCCAACGCCGGGCTGATGGGGCTGGGGCCCACCCGACGGATCGTGATCGGGGACACGCTGCTTTCGCACTACACGCCGGACGAGATCGAGGCGATCCTGGCTCATGAACTGGCCCATCACCTGCATCGGGATATCCCCATGGGCCTGGCCCTGGAGAGCCTGATCGGCCTGGCCGGGTTCTTCATCGGAGCGCAAGGGCTGCCCCTGGGGGTCCGGGCTCTGGGCCTCCCCGGCCTGGATCACCCATCCAGCCTGCCCGCGCTGGCCATCGGCGCCCTTCTGTTCCGGTTGATCTGGATGATCCCGGTGAACGCGTGGTCGCGCTGGCGGGAATGGGAAGCGGATCGAGAGGCCATCCGCCTGTGCGGACGACCGATGGCGCTGGCAACGGCCTTGCGGAAGCTGGGCGAGCAGAACCTGGCGGAGCTGGATCCAGAGCCCTGGGTGGAATGGATCTTCTACACCCACCCAGCGCTGGGGAAACGGATCCGCGCAGCGGAAGCCCTCGCGGCATCCCACCATCCGGTTCAGGGTGTGTTAAACTAA
- a CDS encoding pyridoxal-phosphate-dependent aminotransferase family protein — protein MTPRTLLMIPGPVEVDPEVLAAMARPPLSHMSSAFAVLMQESLDGLREVFDAPDGQPFLIPGSGTLAMEMALANLVEPGDRVVVVDTGYFAARMAELAEWLDAHVIRVTAEPGALPDESQIEAALQQGAKVLTLTHVDTSTGVVAPVERWAPLAHRYGALVVVDGVCAVGGQRFHQTAWEVDVALTGSQKALAVPPGLAIVVARPSALEAYRRRRTRTRSYYADWGKWLPVMEAFQAGRPAYFATPAVNLVAAMAVSLRCIRAEGMEARWARHERIARAFRAGMQSMELEMVPRDPAWAAVTLSVIYYPNGIDDRLIREIEAAGVTVAGAIHPALRGRSFRVGHMGEIGLPALLQTLSAIEIALRRLGHPVTPGAGVAAAQAEWTR, from the coding sequence ATGACGCCACGCACCCTGCTCATGATCCCCGGTCCCGTCGAGGTGGACCCCGAGGTCCTGGCCGCGATGGCCCGCCCGCCTCTCAGCCACATGTCCTCCGCCTTCGCCGTCCTGATGCAGGAGTCCCTGGACGGCCTTCGGGAGGTCTTCGACGCCCCCGACGGCCAGCCCTTCCTGATCCCCGGGTCCGGAACCCTGGCGATGGAGATGGCCCTGGCCAACCTGGTGGAGCCGGGGGATCGGGTGGTGGTCGTGGACACCGGCTACTTCGCCGCCCGGATGGCCGAGCTGGCCGAATGGCTGGACGCGCACGTTATCCGGGTGACGGCGGAGCCCGGCGCCCTGCCGGATGAGAGCCAAATCGAAGCGGCACTGCAGCAGGGGGCGAAGGTCCTCACCCTCACCCACGTCGACACCTCCACTGGGGTCGTGGCCCCGGTGGAGCGCTGGGCTCCCCTGGCCCACCGCTACGGCGCCCTGGTGGTCGTCGACGGCGTGTGCGCCGTGGGCGGGCAACGCTTTCACCAGACCGCCTGGGAGGTCGATGTCGCCCTCACCGGGTCCCAGAAGGCGCTGGCCGTGCCGCCGGGGCTGGCCATCGTTGTCGCCCGCCCCTCCGCCCTGGAGGCCTATCGACGCCGGCGAACCCGGACGCGATCTTATTACGCCGATTGGGGGAAGTGGCTCCCGGTGATGGAGGCCTTCCAGGCCGGCCGCCCTGCCTATTTCGCCACCCCCGCCGTCAACCTGGTGGCCGCCATGGCCGTCTCCCTCCGCTGCATCCGCGCCGAGGGGATGGAGGCGCGATGGGCCCGCCACGAGCGGATCGCCCGCGCCTTCCGGGCCGGAATGCAGTCGATGGAGCTGGAGATGGTGCCCCGGGATCCCGCCTGGGCCGCCGTCACCCTGAGCGTGATCTATTACCCCAATGGGATCGATGACCGCCTGATCCGGGAGATCGAAGCGGCCGGGGTGACGGTGGCCGGGGCCATCCACCCCGCCCTGCGCGGCCGCTCCTTCCGGGTCGGCCATATGGGGGAGATCGGCCTGCCGGCCCTCCTCCAGACCCTCAGCGCCATCGAGATCGCCCTGCGCCGCCTGGGGCACCCGGTCACCCCCGGGGCCGGCGTCGCCGCCGCCCAGGCCGAATGGACCCGCTGA